The proteins below come from a single Mya arenaria isolate MELC-2E11 chromosome 8, ASM2691426v1 genomic window:
- the LOC128245158 gene encoding aurora kinase-like isoform X2 → MEPRVLQPVNDQNTSENAGTPKKKELTLANFDIGKPLGKGKFGNVYLAREKTSKFIVALKVLFKSQLQNSGVEHQLRREIEIQSHLQHENILRMYQWFHDKKRIFLVLEFAAKGELYKILQREKRFDEKTTAKYVYQLANALKYCHSKKVIHRDIKPENLLISLIGDLKIADFGWSVHAPSSRRTTLCGTLDYLPPEMIEGSFHDENVDLWSLGVLCYELLVGNPPFETESNSETYRRITRVDIRYPSYVTSGARDLIGSLLRHDPRKRISPDAVMTHHWIVANHTPKDPPRH, encoded by the exons ATGGAACCAAGAGTGTTGCAGCCAGTGAATGACCAGAATACATCAGAAAATGCAGGAACGCCTAAAAA aaaagaatTGACTCTGGCAAACTTTGATATAGGGAAGCCACTGGGCAAAGGAAAGTTTGGGAATGTTTATCTAGCGAGAGAGAAGACTTCCAAGTTCATTGTGGCTCTGAAGGTGCTCTTCAAATCTCAGCTACAGAACTCTGGCGTGGAACATCAGCTCCGCAGAGAAATTGAGATCCAGTCACATTTACA acaTGAGAATATACTACGGATGTATCAGTGGTTTCATGACAAGAAACGTATCTTCCTGGTGCTGGAGTTTGCAGCCAAGGGCGAGCTGTATAAGATCCTGCAGAGAGAAAAGAGATTTGACGAGAAAACTACTGCAAAG TATGTCTACCAGCTGGCCAATGCCCTCAAGTACTGCCACAGTAAGAAGGTGATCCATCGAGACATCAAGCCAGAAAATCTACTGATAAGCCTTATTGGTGACCTCAAGATAGCCGACTTTGGTTGGTCCGTCCATGCTCCATCCTCCAG ACGGACGACATTATGTGGGACGCTGGACTACCTCCCTCCAGAGATGATTGAGGGCTCGTTCCACGATGAGAATGTTGACCTGTGGAGCCTGGGCGTGCTGTGTTACGAGCTGCTAGTGGGAAATCCCCCGTTTGAGACGGAGAGCAACTCTGAGACATACAGGAGAATCACTCGTGTGGACATACGCTACCCGTCTTACGTCACCTCAGGGGCCAGGGATCTCATTGGAAGT TTACTGCGACATGACCCCCGTAAGCGTATCTCCCCGGACGCTGTGATGACCCACCACTGGATCGTGGCTAACCATACCCCCAAGGATCCACCCAGACACTGA
- the LOC128245158 gene encoding aurora kinase C-like isoform X1 produces the protein MGRYPIWISGRPWAYLAVTMEPRVLQPVNDQNTSENAGTPKKKELTLANFDIGKPLGKGKFGNVYLAREKTSKFIVALKVLFKSQLQNSGVEHQLRREIEIQSHLQHENILRMYQWFHDKKRIFLVLEFAAKGELYKILQREKRFDEKTTAKYVYQLANALKYCHSKKVIHRDIKPENLLISLIGDLKIADFGWSVHAPSSRRTTLCGTLDYLPPEMIEGSFHDENVDLWSLGVLCYELLVGNPPFETESNSETYRRITRVDIRYPSYVTSGARDLIGSLLRHDPRKRISPDAVMTHHWIVANHTPKDPPRH, from the exons ATGGGTCGGTATCCTATCTGGATCAGCGGGCGGCCATGGGCATATCTTGCAG TCACAATGGAACCAAGAGTGTTGCAGCCAGTGAATGACCAGAATACATCAGAAAATGCAGGAACGCCTAAAAA aaaagaatTGACTCTGGCAAACTTTGATATAGGGAAGCCACTGGGCAAAGGAAAGTTTGGGAATGTTTATCTAGCGAGAGAGAAGACTTCCAAGTTCATTGTGGCTCTGAAGGTGCTCTTCAAATCTCAGCTACAGAACTCTGGCGTGGAACATCAGCTCCGCAGAGAAATTGAGATCCAGTCACATTTACA acaTGAGAATATACTACGGATGTATCAGTGGTTTCATGACAAGAAACGTATCTTCCTGGTGCTGGAGTTTGCAGCCAAGGGCGAGCTGTATAAGATCCTGCAGAGAGAAAAGAGATTTGACGAGAAAACTACTGCAAAG TATGTCTACCAGCTGGCCAATGCCCTCAAGTACTGCCACAGTAAGAAGGTGATCCATCGAGACATCAAGCCAGAAAATCTACTGATAAGCCTTATTGGTGACCTCAAGATAGCCGACTTTGGTTGGTCCGTCCATGCTCCATCCTCCAG ACGGACGACATTATGTGGGACGCTGGACTACCTCCCTCCAGAGATGATTGAGGGCTCGTTCCACGATGAGAATGTTGACCTGTGGAGCCTGGGCGTGCTGTGTTACGAGCTGCTAGTGGGAAATCCCCCGTTTGAGACGGAGAGCAACTCTGAGACATACAGGAGAATCACTCGTGTGGACATACGCTACCCGTCTTACGTCACCTCAGGGGCCAGGGATCTCATTGGAAGT TTACTGCGACATGACCCCCGTAAGCGTATCTCCCCGGACGCTGTGATGACCCACCACTGGATCGTGGCTAACCATACCCCCAAGGATCCACCCAGACACTGA